The Shewanella sp. KX20019 genome window below encodes:
- a CDS encoding DUF1801 domain-containing protein translates to MSQPTAATLKNNTKTNQLKTQPTNADVNAFIAQKVDGQKLQDCKVLLNLLTKLTGQTATMWGTSIIGFGQYHYKYASGREGDWPLVGFSPRKNGITVYIMNGFSDYEALLAKLGKYKIGKSCLYIKSLSGIDIEVLSCIIVDSIEKMTNIYSA, encoded by the coding sequence GTGTCACAACCTACTGCAGCTACATTAAAAAATAATACCAAAACCAACCAATTAAAAACACAACCAACAAACGCAGATGTTAATGCCTTTATTGCTCAAAAGGTGGATGGTCAAAAACTTCAAGATTGCAAAGTTCTGCTAAATCTTCTTACTAAATTGACCGGCCAAACAGCGACTATGTGGGGAACCAGCATTATTGGTTTTGGACAATATCACTATAAGTATGCATCTGGCCGGGAAGGGGATTGGCCGCTGGTGGGGTTTTCCCCAAGAAAAAATGGTATCACTGTTTATATTATGAACGGATTTAGTGATTACGAAGCGCTATTGGCTAAATTGGGGAAATATAAGATAGGGAAATCTTGCTTATATATCAAATCGTTATCGGGTATCGATATTGAAGTACTATCTTGTATTATCGTTGATTCTATTGAAAAAATGACGAACATTTACTCTGCATGA
- a CDS encoding NADH:ubiquinone reductase (Na(+)-transporting) subunit D, which translates to MSTQTASTRDILTSPIFSNNPVAMQVLGVCSALAVSNSMQTALVMTLAVTFVLVFSNLIISSIRSLIPNSVRIIAQMTIIASLVIIVDMVLQDIAYELSRQLSVFVGLIITNCIIMGRAEAFAMKNPPHLAVVDAVGNAMGYGVILLGVAFVRELLGSGTLFGHEILKTVENGGWYLANEMFKLPPSAFFLIGLMIWSINVIQRKRG; encoded by the coding sequence ATGAGTACTCAAACTGCATCGACTCGTGACATTTTAACCAGTCCCATTTTTAGTAATAACCCAGTCGCTATGCAAGTGCTTGGGGTATGTTCAGCACTGGCTGTCAGTAACTCAATGCAAACCGCATTGGTGATGACACTGGCTGTGACGTTTGTACTGGTATTTTCAAACCTAATTATCTCAAGCATACGTTCACTTATTCCCAATAGCGTGCGTATTATTGCGCAAATGACCATTATCGCGTCATTAGTGATTATTGTGGACATGGTGTTGCAAGATATCGCCTATGAACTTTCACGTCAGCTTTCGGTATTTGTGGGACTGATTATTACCAACTGCATCATTATGGGACGCGCTGAAGCGTTTGCCATGAAGAACCCACCGCATTTAGCTGTAGTTGATGCTGTCGGTAATGCAATGGGCTATGGCGTTATCTTATTAGGCGTCGCGTTTGTACGTGAACTGCTCGGTAGCGGTACCTTATTTGGACATGAAATACTAAAAACCGTTGAAAACGGTGGCTGGTATCTCGCCAATGAAATGTTCAAGTTACCGCCAAGTGCGTTTTTCTTAATTGGCTTGATGATCTGGTCAATAAACGTCATTCAGCGTAAGCGAGGGTAG
- a CDS encoding NAD(P)-binding protein produces the protein MDALRPDFIYPPGSMLMHSPLILSKADMYGFFLKGKMANLQKSIDTSLNQVAGSAMYFKVLSPYVLTSFTRVDKAYSAYPEDREKGWIQETDIVTWVMVGRQNSSDSDDISHVYFHPLHIFVNDAMALINGRELFGYPKYMCEYEMPDVGAPLTKLSLSAKSFKTFSPDSELAFHPLLSVDCEAAEEHQLSSLEAIGKTWDLFKAQTDFIPELDKLGESQLFSLLFKPAIDQVFLKQLPDSAGDKAVYQAITAAPAKVNKVHSVSLLENDLLATVFDNASFSFKESLGVELGEQHVLLPYHVNFDFEVPQGEVLVDNSFIKKEKIAILGGGVAAMTAAACLTEQPGWQNRYKIDVYQMGWRIGGKGASGRNADKGQRIEEHGLHIWFGFYQNAFSLMRKAYEELDRPAGTPLATFLDAFKPHNFIVLQEDVGGDSDSWPIQFPERSGLPGDGTEVLTLWKVVKAAFSWIRHWLTEMDDLLDEMDEQAKESARPIHWFSREWFEQLNDKIDDSIDDAKESMSSLADKLECHFNQMIGRDCEEHHHDTEDEGGFVESAVDAFRARLEERFVDRLETNDELRRLYIAADLGLTILKGMFVDDVFKHGFDVINDYDYREWLTKHGANQTFTVDSAPVRGFYDLVFAYEKGNFDNPNLEAGTIIRSMMRIALCYQGGVMWEMQAGMGDTVFTPYYEVLKRRGVKFHFFNKVENLECQDGSIQAIEITEQVALKEGLKSYSPLVDVKGLDCWPSQPKFAELDPVQAQLMQKHDINLEHFWSSWDEVYQQHYGHTLPKKRLVKGKDFDKVIFGLSIGSVPHVASEVMEQSEALSLSVEKVKTVATQAYQLWMDQDLAGMGWPLMPDNGEEPVLSGFTEPFDTWASLTHLIDKEDWPAVQPKNASYFCSALPVESYPPASDIDFQQHKTAQAKGGAIAQLNNEIYKLWGNVPAPTVEENGEVQGQFPWQWLHDDTEATGVARFDSQYWRANVDPSERYVMSVKGSTQYRIATDGTGIDNLFVTGDWIKTGINASCVEAATMAGMQTSKAISGYPEVIKGEQDF, from the coding sequence ATGGATGCTCTACGCCCTGATTTTATCTACCCCCCCGGCTCTATGTTAATGCACTCTCCGCTAATTTTAAGCAAAGCCGATATGTACGGCTTTTTCTTAAAAGGCAAAATGGCCAACCTGCAAAAATCTATCGATACCAGCCTTAACCAAGTGGCCGGCAGTGCAATGTATTTCAAAGTGCTATCGCCATACGTATTGACTAGTTTTACTCGCGTCGATAAAGCCTATTCTGCCTATCCAGAAGATAGAGAGAAAGGTTGGATCCAGGAAACGGATATCGTGACTTGGGTGATGGTTGGTCGTCAAAATAGCAGCGATAGTGACGATATTAGCCATGTGTACTTTCATCCTTTACATATTTTTGTCAATGATGCGATGGCACTGATAAATGGTCGTGAGCTGTTTGGCTATCCTAAGTACATGTGTGAATACGAGATGCCTGACGTGGGCGCTCCGCTGACAAAGCTGAGTTTATCGGCGAAGAGCTTTAAGACTTTTTCCCCTGACAGTGAACTGGCATTTCATCCTTTGTTGAGTGTGGATTGTGAGGCCGCCGAGGAGCATCAACTGTCATCTCTTGAAGCGATTGGTAAAACATGGGACTTGTTTAAAGCCCAAACTGATTTTATTCCTGAATTGGATAAGCTTGGTGAGAGCCAGTTGTTTAGCTTGTTGTTTAAACCGGCCATAGACCAAGTTTTCCTTAAGCAGTTACCCGATAGCGCGGGTGATAAAGCGGTTTATCAGGCGATTACTGCAGCTCCAGCAAAAGTAAACAAGGTCCATTCTGTTTCACTATTAGAGAATGACCTGCTTGCCACAGTTTTTGATAATGCATCCTTTTCTTTCAAAGAGTCATTAGGTGTCGAACTTGGCGAGCAACATGTCCTGTTGCCATATCATGTGAACTTTGATTTTGAAGTGCCACAGGGCGAGGTTTTAGTGGATAACTCTTTTATCAAAAAAGAGAAAATTGCGATTTTGGGAGGCGGTGTCGCTGCAATGACTGCAGCGGCTTGTTTAACTGAGCAGCCCGGTTGGCAAAACCGCTACAAAATCGATGTGTATCAAATGGGATGGCGTATTGGTGGTAAAGGTGCCAGTGGACGAAATGCTGATAAAGGTCAACGCATTGAAGAGCATGGGCTACACATCTGGTTCGGATTTTACCAAAATGCTTTTAGCTTAATGCGTAAAGCTTATGAAGAGCTTGATAGACCCGCAGGTACGCCTCTGGCTACATTCTTAGATGCATTTAAACCGCATAACTTTATCGTATTGCAAGAGGATGTCGGTGGCGACTCTGATAGTTGGCCGATTCAATTCCCCGAGCGTAGTGGCTTGCCGGGTGACGGTACGGAAGTGCTCACATTGTGGAAGGTAGTCAAGGCCGCATTTAGCTGGATCCGCCATTGGTTAACTGAAATGGACGACCTGCTCGATGAGATGGATGAGCAAGCCAAAGAGTCTGCAAGGCCGATACACTGGTTTAGTCGAGAATGGTTCGAACAGCTAAACGATAAAATTGATGATTCTATCGATGACGCGAAAGAAAGCATGTCATCACTAGCCGATAAGTTGGAATGTCATTTTAATCAAATGATAGGCCGTGATTGTGAAGAACACCATCATGACACTGAAGATGAAGGTGGCTTCGTTGAATCTGCTGTTGATGCCTTTAGAGCACGTCTAGAGGAGCGTTTTGTCGATAGGTTGGAGACTAATGATGAACTACGCAGGTTGTATATTGCTGCTGATCTGGGCCTAACCATCCTGAAAGGTATGTTCGTTGATGACGTATTTAAGCATGGCTTTGATGTGATAAATGATTATGACTATCGTGAATGGCTCACTAAGCATGGTGCTAACCAAACATTTACCGTCGATTCTGCGCCAGTGCGTGGCTTTTACGATCTAGTATTTGCTTACGAGAAAGGTAACTTTGACAACCCTAACTTAGAAGCGGGCACGATTATTCGGTCAATGATGCGCATTGCACTTTGTTACCAAGGTGGGGTGATGTGGGAGATGCAGGCAGGCATGGGTGATACCGTCTTTACCCCTTATTATGAAGTACTTAAGCGCAGAGGGGTTAAGTTCCACTTCTTTAATAAGGTTGAGAACCTTGAGTGTCAAGATGGCAGTATTCAAGCGATAGAGATAACCGAGCAGGTGGCATTAAAAGAGGGGCTAAAATCCTACTCGCCACTGGTGGATGTGAAAGGGTTAGACTGCTGGCCGAGTCAGCCAAAGTTCGCTGAACTCGATCCTGTGCAAGCGCAATTAATGCAAAAGCATGATATTAATCTGGAGCATTTCTGGAGCAGTTGGGACGAGGTGTACCAGCAACACTATGGCCATACATTGCCGAAAAAGCGCCTGGTTAAGGGCAAGGATTTTGATAAAGTGATATTTGGCCTTTCAATAGGCTCTGTACCGCATGTTGCCAGCGAGGTGATGGAACAGAGCGAAGCATTGAGTCTGAGCGTTGAGAAAGTTAAAACGGTTGCGACACAAGCCTATCAGCTGTGGATGGATCAAGATTTGGCCGGGATGGGCTGGCCCTTAATGCCTGATAATGGCGAAGAGCCAGTGCTTTCTGGCTTTACAGAACCTTTTGATACCTGGGCCTCATTAACTCACCTTATCGATAAAGAAGACTGGCCAGCTGTACAACCTAAAAATGCCAGTTACTTTTGCTCGGCTCTACCTGTCGAAAGTTATCCTCCAGCGAGTGATATCGATTTCCAACAGCACAAAACTGCACAGGCAAAAGGGGGGGCCATCGCCCAGCTTAATAATGAGATCTACAAACTGTGGGGTAACGTGCCAGCGCCAACGGTAGAGGAAAATGGTGAAGTGCAAGGTCAATTCCCATGGCAGTGGTTACATGATGACACTGAAGCTACGGGTGTAGCAAGATTCGACAGTCAATACTGGCGAGCCAACGTTGACCCATCTGAGCGCTATGTGATGTCTGTTAAAGGCAGTACACAGTATCGTATTGCAACGGATGGAACCGGAATCGATAACCTCTTCGTGACAGGCGACTGGATAAAAACCGGCATTAATGCCAGCTGTGTGGAAGCGGCCACAATGGCTGGAATGCAAACCTCCAAAGCTATTAGTGGTTACCCTGAAGTGATAAAAGGTGAGCAAGACTTTTAG
- the nqrF gene encoding NADH:ubiquinone reductase (Na(+)-transporting) subunit F, giving the protein MEMAIGIGMFTVVVSILVMVILFAKSKLVSTGDVNIRINDDAEKSISTSAGDKLLGALASKNIFIPSACGGGGTCGQCRVTVKSGGGDILPTERDHISKKEAKEGCRLACQVSVKTDMELEVEEEIFGVKKWQCEVISNNNTATFIKELLLKLPEGEDVLFKAGGYIQIEAPAHKVNYADFDIPAEYRDDWVKYDLFKLVSKVDEEVLRAYSMANYPDEKGTIMLNVRIATPPNDKVAPGKMSSYIFNLKAGDKVTISGPFGEFFVKDTDAEMIFVGGGAGMAPMRSHIFDQLKSKKTQRKMSFWYGARSTREVFYQEDFDALAAENENFVWHVALSDPLPEDNWTGYTGFIHNVLFENYLRDHKAPEDCEFYMCGPPIMNSSVINLLESLGVEPENILLDDFGD; this is encoded by the coding sequence ATGGAAATGGCAATTGGTATCGGTATGTTCACCGTCGTGGTTAGCATATTGGTTATGGTGATTTTGTTCGCCAAAAGTAAACTAGTGTCTACGGGTGATGTCAACATCCGTATTAATGATGATGCGGAAAAAAGCATTTCAACCTCAGCAGGTGATAAGTTACTCGGCGCACTTGCGAGTAAGAATATTTTTATTCCATCAGCCTGTGGTGGCGGCGGAACATGCGGTCAATGCCGCGTGACCGTCAAATCGGGTGGTGGTGATATTTTACCCACAGAGCGAGATCATATTAGCAAGAAAGAAGCGAAAGAGGGCTGTCGCCTTGCTTGTCAGGTTTCTGTTAAAACTGATATGGAGCTTGAGGTTGAAGAGGAGATCTTCGGTGTTAAAAAGTGGCAGTGTGAGGTTATTTCAAATAACAACACGGCGACTTTTATCAAAGAGCTGCTGCTTAAACTTCCTGAAGGTGAAGATGTACTCTTCAAGGCGGGTGGCTACATCCAAATTGAAGCGCCGGCACATAAGGTTAACTATGCTGATTTTGATATTCCAGCTGAATACCGTGATGATTGGGTTAAGTACGACCTGTTTAAGCTAGTGTCAAAAGTAGATGAAGAAGTACTGCGTGCATACTCTATGGCTAACTATCCGGACGAGAAAGGCACAATCATGTTGAACGTGCGTATTGCGACACCGCCGAATGACAAAGTTGCACCGGGTAAGATGTCATCGTACATCTTTAACCTCAAAGCGGGTGACAAAGTGACTATTTCAGGTCCATTTGGCGAGTTCTTTGTCAAAGACACCGACGCAGAGATGATTTTTGTCGGTGGTGGTGCAGGTATGGCACCGATGCGTTCGCATATCTTCGACCAGCTTAAGAGTAAAAAGACTCAGCGTAAGATGAGCTTTTGGTATGGTGCACGTTCAACACGTGAAGTGTTCTACCAGGAGGATTTTGATGCGCTTGCGGCCGAGAATGAAAATTTTGTTTGGCATGTGGCGCTATCTGATCCACTACCTGAAGATAACTGGACAGGCTATACTGGCTTTATTCATAACGTGCTGTTTGAAAACTATCTGCGCGATCATAAAGCGCCAGAAGATTGCGAGTTCTACATGTGTGGCCCTCCGATTATGAACTCATCGGTGATCAATCTGCTTGAAAGCTTGGGCGTAGAGCCTGAAAATATTTTGCTCGATGACTTTGGCGATTAA
- the nqrE gene encoding NADH:ubiquinone reductase (Na(+)-transporting) subunit E yields MEHYINLFIQAAFIDNMALSFFMGMCTFLAVSKKVSTSFGLGVAVIVVMMLAVPLNQVIYANILAPGALAWAGYPALDLSYLQLITFIGVIAALVQILEMFLDKYIPALYDSLGIFLPLLTVNCAIFAGVIFMANRDYTLGESVVFAAGSGFGWAMAIVMLAGLRERMKFHAIPEGLQGIGIVFITTGLMALGFMAFSGISI; encoded by the coding sequence ATGGAACATTATATAAACCTGTTTATTCAGGCTGCGTTTATCGACAACATGGCGCTCTCGTTCTTTATGGGCATGTGTACCTTCTTGGCGGTATCGAAAAAGGTATCGACATCTTTTGGATTAGGTGTAGCTGTTATCGTTGTGATGATGTTAGCAGTGCCGCTTAACCAGGTAATTTATGCCAATATCTTAGCGCCAGGAGCACTTGCATGGGCAGGGTATCCTGCTCTGGATTTAAGCTATTTACAGTTAATTACCTTTATTGGTGTTATCGCCGCGCTGGTACAGATCTTAGAGATGTTTTTAGACAAGTACATTCCGGCACTTTATGACTCATTAGGTATTTTCTTACCTTTGCTGACCGTAAACTGTGCGATTTTTGCTGGGGTTATTTTCATGGCTAACCGAGATTATACACTGGGTGAGTCAGTGGTATTTGCAGCCGGTTCTGGATTTGGTTGGGCGATGGCGATTGTCATGCTTGCCGGATTGCGAGAGCGGATGAAGTTCCACGCGATACCAGAAGGCCTACAGGGTATCGGTATTGTATTTATTACCACAGGCTTGATGGCGCTAGGCTTCATGGCTTTCTCTGGTATTTCTATTTAA
- a CDS encoding methyl-accepting chemotaxis protein — MAKIPVLASLLPILIVMLLTNMLMYWGDYSLLFVALSTVVSSVVLCILVNVYLAKSAAERALITEKERVVVNDAATNISVHTSKLAIGSAEVSHFIDELNGAIAVNGKSASKIAVAGEQLSVATRQLSDNAANILKQSHDAERFSVEGRSRASQGVDSIKCLSENIDLAADSVTALNEKVSQIQSITDVIDSVAQQTNLLALNAAIEAARAGEQGRGFAVVADEVRSLAQKTTQATADIAATLEQIINDTQRSRVTMQQVVDGTSQAVAAMLTLDDSFNHISASISQSTISLAHMEEALKESTLTTEDISASVGLIHQSLGKTASQSEDLSAQAFSLSITTEEVFQELAQFDSQTFDQQVLSEATEAAQRCGELLESGLVQNIYSEHELFLPQYEVLPNTQPVKYQTKFDRFTDQCFPAIQEPILQRHKAIVYAGCVDRKGYFPTHNRCFSKPLTGRDPVDVVNNRTKRIFDDPTGIRCGQHINPVLLQTYKRDTGEVMHDLSVPIFVNGKHWGGFRVGFTA; from the coding sequence ATGGCAAAAATCCCCGTTTTAGCATCACTCCTGCCAATACTGATTGTTATGTTGCTGACAAACATGCTTATGTATTGGGGGGATTACAGTTTACTGTTCGTTGCCTTGAGTACCGTTGTAAGCAGCGTCGTCCTGTGTATTCTGGTTAATGTTTACCTTGCCAAATCTGCTGCCGAAAGGGCATTAATCACAGAAAAAGAGCGTGTGGTAGTCAATGATGCCGCGACCAATATTAGTGTTCATACCAGCAAGCTTGCCATTGGTTCGGCTGAGGTATCGCATTTTATCGATGAGTTAAATGGTGCGATAGCGGTAAATGGAAAGAGTGCCAGTAAGATCGCAGTTGCCGGGGAGCAGCTTAGTGTAGCGACCAGGCAGTTGAGTGATAATGCCGCCAATATTTTAAAACAATCTCATGATGCAGAGCGATTTAGTGTGGAGGGGCGTAGCCGTGCAAGCCAAGGTGTAGACTCGATTAAATGTTTAAGTGAAAATATCGATCTTGCAGCAGATAGTGTTACTGCACTTAATGAAAAAGTTTCACAAATACAAAGTATTACAGATGTTATTGACTCCGTAGCACAGCAAACCAATTTACTTGCTTTAAATGCCGCAATAGAAGCTGCACGAGCTGGTGAGCAAGGAAGAGGTTTTGCTGTTGTGGCTGATGAAGTTAGAAGTTTGGCGCAGAAGACGACTCAAGCTACAGCGGATATAGCGGCTACGTTGGAACAGATTATTAATGACACCCAGCGTTCTCGGGTAACAATGCAGCAGGTTGTAGATGGTACTTCGCAGGCGGTAGCTGCAATGTTAACGCTTGATGATAGTTTTAACCATATTTCTGCGTCTATTTCACAGTCGACAATATCCTTAGCTCATATGGAAGAGGCGTTAAAAGAGTCAACTTTAACAACTGAAGATATATCGGCGTCAGTTGGTCTTATTCATCAATCTCTAGGAAAGACTGCATCGCAAAGCGAAGATTTGTCAGCACAAGCTTTCAGTTTGTCGATAACAACAGAGGAAGTATTTCAGGAGCTTGCTCAGTTTGATAGCCAAACTTTTGATCAGCAAGTGTTAAGTGAAGCGACTGAGGCAGCGCAGCGCTGTGGAGAATTATTAGAGTCCGGCTTAGTGCAAAACATCTATAGTGAGCATGAATTATTCCTACCCCAGTATGAGGTGTTACCTAATACTCAGCCAGTTAAATATCAAACCAAATTTGATCGCTTTACAGATCAATGTTTCCCTGCGATTCAAGAACCGATCTTACAGCGACATAAAGCGATTGTGTATGCAGGTTGCGTAGATAGAAAAGGCTACTTCCCAACCCATAATCGATGTTTTAGTAAGCCTTTAACAGGCCGAGATCCGGTAGACGTTGTTAATAATCGAACTAAGCGCATATTTGATGATCCGACAGGGATCCGCTGTGGTCAGCATATCAATCCTGTATTGTTACAAACATATAAGCGCGATACGGGGGAGGTGATGCACGATCTCTCTGTGCCCATATTTGTAAATGGCAAGCATTGGGGAGGTTTTAGAGTCGGCTTCACAGCTTAG